The DNA sequence TCATCAccttgagagactaaattttaatgGGGTTTATTGACTTGGAAAAAATCCAGAAGGCGGTTCGGCTCTGGTTTTGCTGTGAAGAAATTACCATTCCAACTAAGCTGCGATCCTTCCGAGGTCTTAATACAATGTCATGCGTCGATATTACGCATGATCAACAACACCCCGCATATCATTACATTCTGCTACCCACCTTCACCTTGAGAGGAACGTCTCTGCGCTTAATTATGAATAATATTATGCGTTAAATTTCGTGCTGTATtagatattgaaaaaaaaatgttttactgtcactggaatattatttatactgtacagtgtgtaagaaaaaACTGAAGGTCAAGGGAAAATTACACATGTAATTGAAAAAACCCTATTCTTGGCTCACATTTATATAAACTGCAGCACTGAGATAAAGTTAATATAGGCTGAGTTAATATAAATCTGAATATAAACTATTGCCTAGTACCAATTTGCTTTGCTTACACTCAGGATAATCATTAGTTCTTAATAAATCGATTTTAGGTCTAATACCCATAGAGTCAATATTTGTCGGAGGGATTCATAAGTTAACAGAAAGATGGAGCTGTGATAAGCAGCACTTAGATATACACACAATCCAAATTATGCAGGTTGCCTGGGCTGAATGTTAAATCAATAGAAATTAATGTTCCACAGCACAAGGCAGTACCTGTAATATTTGTGGGTTATGATGCAAAGTATATCACCATGCAAATGAAAGTGGCAAACAGACAGAATAACAACCAATCGTGAAAATGTGTCAATAAAAACTGATTGATGACAAAGGGCTGTCAGCTGATACGTAACACACATCTTTCTAGTGATGCAGGTACTACAGAATGTATATAAATCCTTCTCTAACATCCTTTTATAGTCAAAAAGTGCTCTATTGAGTGCCCTAAAATGCCGTTGAAATGGGGTTGTAAAATCAAGCTATGGTGTGTATTACTGCTCGCTTCAGGAGACAGCAAATTGATTTTTGAATTTTATTGAGAAATTACTGTAACTGCTTAATTGAGCAGTCGCAATATCCCGTGTCCACTCTCAAAGACATCACATTATTTAGATTATTATTAGTACTTTCTTTCGAAAAAAGAGTTGAGTGCACTTATTAACAATTACACTGGGTTGTACAATTTTAGTATTGAGCTGTCTGGGTATATAGCATGATAGTAGTCACTTCATGTTACTAAGTTAGTGTGCCTGCAATGTATTATGTAAAATAGTACATTACATTTATGGATCATTTTGTTATATAGACACAGCAACATTTAAGGAGTgtctactcacacacacacacacacacacacacacacacatttgtttcTTTTTATGAAATAACTAGCTAGGATATATAACTTGCAGCTGTCTTCAGCTTCTGTGATTGCTGTTTGATGTATGTTCATAAGACAATAATAATGACTTTTCTTTTCAGATCACAAACTTTTTAACATGTCAAGAATGTGCGGCGGAGGAGTTTTGGCTGCATGGCTCGTTTTGAGGAAATCCCTGTTTACCATTTACAGTCAGATTTGACAACAGATGTGTCCCATTAAAAAGAACTGAGATTCAGAAGGATGCACTATGAGGGGGGTTGAATAGCATCAACCATTTGCTTCTGTGTCACATCCAGGTTCCCTGGTACCCTGAATaggatggaagatggatggatggatggatggatggatggtgtagGAGCAAGACTGTTGTCTGTTTATTGTGTAGATTTATTAAAAATCAAATATTGGGTGGATGGGCATGTCCccccatggatggatggatgaatggatggatggatggatggattacatcCTAGGCGTGTTCAAGAACTTGTGAAGTTATTTGGAGGCACAGATGCTTGGGAAGCATCTTGGTATCTTGATATTTTGACTGAGGTTTTGTATTACAAAATATCCTCCAGGTACCTCTTCACAGGTGACATCACACCACACCAATGCTGATTGGATTCGGTTGACATAAATGAGGACGACAGTTTTAATATTATGTCAGCACTGCAAGACTATGTTATATTAACCAGCAAACTGTCGTCTATCTATGGGATTTTCAAAACTGGCACAACTGAAATAACTGAATGCCTGACATTGTATAGGACAGAAGTGACAATAAAGCTTATTTATTAATCCGTTGATGTTACCGTGTTTTCTTTCATTATTAATCTACTGATAGCATTAATGGGCTACTccggtcccccccctccccccccaacagtccaaatacatgctgaggctgattggagttgctaaattgcccttaggagtgcctgtgtgagtgaatggtgggtgagtgtgctctgcgatgggctggccccccatcctgggttgttccctgcctcgtgcccattgcttccgggataggctccggacccccccgcgacccagtaggataagcggtttggaaaatggatggatagtattaaTGGTTTGGCCGCAATGCAGACTTGTGTTAGCTATGTTTCTTTATAATCACCTCAATGTaagcaaataaaattattaaaggATCACAGCTACAATAACCTAAGCTGATACAGCTCTGCAGATTATTGCAGCTACAAATAATCTTTGTCCAACAGCAAATTTAACCCAACAAAACCCATAAATCAAGGATGACACAATCACATAAAAAGCATATTTTGCAAATGTTGCTTCATAAGAAGAGAGAACTTTGGAATTGCAGACTTTCATAGTCATACTAAAAAAGTCAAATAACACAaggactgattttttttaaatacttttttgcaTGCTGTCATTAATGTTTACAGAGAATATATTAATGTCAGTTGCTAAATAGCAAGAAAAATACTAGCAGTCATCAGTTGGTGAAGAAATGTTCTTCCAGTTTACAAGCAAGATTTAATGAACACTAATATTTTAGTTATGATGTGTAAATAAAGGGTTCAAGGGCTCcatcattttatttaattacaaCAATGTAATGTGATCTGAATGTTATAGCATCCACTTATCTAATATgaacaatgttcaatgtttgTTTGTGGTCGTAACACATAATTATTATTGCAACGTGAGCTTTCATTTAATCTATCGTGCAGATGCCTGAATGATAAATCAAATCGTTGGATAGGTTTTCTCAGGTTCTTTGTTCAAAATGACATTCAAATGTGGCACGTGACACATACGAAACATACAAGTTGCCCTTATTTATTAATTCAGATTATAGGGGCGCTACCAACTAACCAGTTAACACTATTTCCCATAGTTTCATGGGAATTGAAATGGTAATTAATACTCTAATTAATCCAAATTTGGAGAAATTACAAGGCCCAACTCAGACCCATGCTAGAGACCTGGAAGCCTACCGCTGTTACAGGCCGTGTTTAACAAACAGAACTGAAAATGAGGAGACTCACATATCTTGTTAAGGGTCTTTGGTTTTTTTGCTATTGAAAAAGAATGGAAAACAAGACCATAAACATGGTCTTTGATAATCATTTGCAGTTGAGgcaaatcctggttctgctccaTTTGTCTCATCTCCCTGCTTCCCCTTATGCTGTACAGTGTAAAGTCTAAAGACATTTACTAAGTAAAACTGATAAGTGACTGGAAGATGCATGGATCTGACCCACGCAACCCAGCAACTCCAAGTTTTTCTCCTAAAATCACTTTGACAAAACACAAGCGAAAAGCCAGAGGGAATATTTTGGAGCCAGTGGTCTTTGTCATAATGTACTAGAAGCTAAATTGACTACAGAGTGGATGATTTGCTTAAGTCTGCTCTGTGTGCAGCACCTGCAACTGCATTCAAGTGGGCATTGTGACACCATAAAGCCCAGCTGTTATGTGTCATACTTCTGCAGGCACTCTGAGGCAGTGGGAAAGACTGCAACCTACTGAACATTACTGCAGTGCAGCTGGGAGTGCTGGCACAGAAAATGTTATGCAAAAAGGAGAACATTCTCATAGGAAGCAAAGATATCAATCTCCAACTGATTCGAATGAGTATGGGTGCAAGATCCAAGCCAGGTATGTGGTAACAAAGCCTGCATTAAACAACCACACAGAGAAGATGGGCAGGTAGACAAGCCTCCTTTGATCACAATCCAGTTCAGCAGACCCCATATCAATGCAATAACCTGGATTTTGAAAAGGGTCAAACCAGAAGTTCTCATGAGTTATACATAGATTTTGCATAAAAATAGCTAGTTTGTCAGTCTACAGTGCTTCATCTGCCATACATAGACATGGAGGGACTGAGGCATCAGAGAGTCTGGGCGGAAGGTAGTGTTTTCCCCTGCTTAGGAGGAGAATGAGAAGACTCAGAATACATTTCATATTTGAGTCAATTTGCATTTCTCAAAGCTTAATCCTGAGCATTGATTGTGGCTGTAGAACATTCTAGATAAAAAAGAACTGCCCTTGCGCTAACTTTTGTTTGATATGTTTTGCTTCTGGTAGGTGGCTGCACACTGTGTGATACaccatcatttatttattggctTTTGCTGATGAGGCTAAAAAAATTACACTGtgcaatatttatttatttcctactCTGCCACGATAACCCCATATAGCTCTTTCTTTCATGGACagaaacccaggtcccagcagTATGAGGTCCTCATGAAAATAGGAAGCCAGCCGCTGATCACCTCCCAAATGTAAAGAACTGATTAGCATACAGACCAATTTTCTACTCTCCATTATTGACTTTTTTTCTCTTATATTATTTTCCAAGAATTCACTTCGCTGCCTTTTGCGGGGGTCAGGAAATAATTTTCATTCTTCCCCCTCTAAAAAAAGCATCCTATCCAGTGTTTTGTCGCAATTGAGAAATAAGTGGAGTAAAAAGTGGAAAAGAAAAACCTTTAGAGTACAAAAGCTCCGTTGAGCATGTATGCTtttctctttctccttttttttaaaaaaaagcttgAAACATCCACCACTTTCGGAAAATGCTAATCACGTTGAAAGAGCAAGACGACACATTTCACAGCGACAAGGTTAAGTTACAACAGTTTAAGCCTTTTCAGGGCACCACAGTAATTTTATGTTCCATTGAACTTTCGGCCCAACAATATTCCAAGAATAATGGATAATTTTATGTAGGAGCTCCGTCATATATTCATATGCATTATAGGTCTATACATATCCCCTTTAACCTATCACTTCCTTTATAAATTAACCGAACCTAAATTAATCCCTTCCctggtttgcaaatgtaaagtgATGTGTTGTAAACTAAATGTTTAGTATTGTAATTAATAATACAGACGTAAATGCTAGACCTACTAAATGGGTAAAAAAAATCGTTAATCCATAGTTACTGATTTGTACCAGTAGTTACTGTCACGCCTCGCGGGGGACTTAAGCAGCTGTCGCCATGGCTACGGAAGCCGGAAGTTGGCTCCTTTTACACACTGCGGTAAAAATGGCGGGTTTGTTAGGGGGCTAGATTCAGATACACATCGTCGCAATACGCTTTATGAAATAAACTCTTGAACAAATGTGCACGGTACTCTCCCTCCGCGTGTTTAGCGATTTTACCAAATCGCAATAGGTTTCCAAATACGAAGTCAAACGGAGCGTTATGTAAGTAGAATCATTTTTATTTCGGAGAAATGAAGAAGAGTAACAGACGAATGGTAGTGATGACATTAGCTGTATGGAGTCCCTTTCTCGATGTGTATGCTTCAGACTATCGTCTCACACTTTTTGTTAAATCTTAACTAATTTGTTTACGTAATAATTAACAGTTCTGTCCAGTTAGATATCTGCATGCTTCAAGCTTAATTAAGTAGACAGCTGTACCACAGACGATTTCTGATGCACGAATGACGTTTATGGTCTGAAGCTGACCAGCATGCTGCCCTGAGGTCCGTGGCAATGAAACTGGCACATTCCCTCCCATTTGCGTGGGTTTCTACGGCTTTCTTCCCACAAACCCAAAACGTGTAGTTGGATGActtattgcttaatgtgtgagtgtgccctggtgTCTTGTCTGTGGTGAACCAGTCTTATGATTTCTGAAACAGAAAGGAGTTCAGCTGATGGACGCTAGAGACAAAATAATACAGTTCAGCTGAATACTAACAACTTGACACTTCATGTGACGTAGTTACTTGAAGTCTAATTGTCAAGCCTTAATAAGAAAAACATGCTGTAAGCTTGTAAATATGGTTATTTATTCAAACTCACTGTGACTAATTAAAATGCAATCAGGATGTGATGCATTCTAGGGACTGTCAGATTTGTTCAGTAGTTATCCAAGTTAGAAAACAGTACAGCAGTTACatggaaaaataaaacattagaTAAACATTAGATTCAGCATATCTTGAATATAAATTTACATCAAAGAATGTAATCATTTGACCATACATTTCTCATTTCTGTTTCCGCTATTCATTCCATGGCCTACAAGTCTTTACAAAATAAATTTAAGAAAATGATAATgattagagaaaaaaaaaagtcattttcttCATGGTTTTAGCACGTTGTTTGAAAATGCATTAGTCTGTTGCCTTGAGATTGGGTTTATGAGACTTGAGATGAGAGTTGCCGTTAATGACTTGCAAATGACTTTCATCTTGGGTCAAGCAGCTTGATGATGCCAATCAAAAACAAGGTAAACATGGTAATGTTATTAtctgaaaaaaaacaactaaatccATATCTACAGAGAAACGCAAACAAAACAAGGTGCTTCTGGTGATTGGTGCGCAACCTCTTCTCCAAAAAGGATACTGATTAAGTGAAGAACAAATTAAATTGCTTAACATCTACAGCAATGTTATATGTTAATAAAGCAATCCacataaaatgtatttaaacctaattttctatttttaattgtgTTTACCAGGTATTAAGCATGACTGACAGTGCTGTAGCTTGCACGGTGAAATCACCAGTGGCTCTACAAATTGGAGATGTGAAGTCGGACACGTCTCGCCCTGGAGTCTATGTTATTGACGTCACATTTCCTCAAGGTCAACTGGTAAAAGTGAGTCATTCTAAAATGACAAAAATTAAGTgtagaaagtaccaaaagtgcaATTACATCTATAGTGCCCTGCAGTCTGAAGAAAATGAACAGACATTGGGAGCTGCGTGGTCCTCATAAACCCTGAACGGAAGAAGCTGAAGAGAAGGAGCTGGAATTCAGAATCCTGAGTGCTTCACTTTTGTTTCAGTGTCAAGAGTGCAGTAATGCTATACCTAACCGCCTTTCAGACAGGGATCTTTGGTGTTTTTCCCTTCTTGCAGATTCAGGATGTCTCCTTTAAGAACTACTATACAGCTTTCCTGACGGTGCGGCTGCAGATGAAAGGATCTGCCAGCCAGGAAGGAAGTGTTAAATGGGTCACCTGTCTCAGAAACCACCGCCTTATGCCCAATCCGCATACGGAAGAAGGATCCCAGGACTACTTCTCTGTGTACAGACATCAGGTCAGGGCAGTGTGCAGCACCTCTGTTTCTCCTGTCCTTTTAGATATCAGGTCATCCAATTACTGCCTTTTATGGACTACCCCATAAGAATCATGTTGTCATCATTACTCCATATGACAAGAAAACTGTTCTTAAGTTAAGTTAGTATCCTTATAAAATCTGAACATATAGATCTACACTAACCATATATGGAAACTTTTAGGTGGTCTTACATGATGTGCTAACACCCTTAAACTGAAAAAGCTGTTTGAGAGAAGTAAATCAAGTTTGAGAATTTGGTTTGTATGTCAGTGATGAAGGATTTCTGTCTTTTTTGAGGGATATTTATGAGGAACCTTGTAGTATAGATGAAGTGGATTAAATGACGAGATATCACAAAGAGTAGTCCTTCATGGTGTGTGACAATCACTGGATTCACTGCAAAAAGGAAGAGAGATCAGGAGAAGTGGTGGGAACAGATGCACACTGCATACATAACATACAGATTTAAAGTATTTAActaatgtatttttgtttttctgtttaaccAAAAAGAACTTCTTGTTGCTAATTGGTTACGAGAAATGGTTTACTCTGGAAGCAGTTTTCTTTCTTCCACTGATCCAGTTTTGGTACATTCACGAATTAAACACTTGTtcttgataataataataatagtaataataataactagaTGAGTATACAGAGCATGTGTTCTCAGGAGTTCACCTGCATTTAATGCGATGACACTTCAACAACGCAGTCTAGGATTACCAGTAATTCTTCTCTCCGTTGTCTTCATAGTTGTCTTCAACACCAGCATTATAAGCTCTTCAACAAAGAGGAGATTGGAGATTGGTGAATGAGATTGGTGTTAAATACTCGCAGGCCACTACGCAGTAAACATTGAGGCCACCAGGTTTAAGGTCTGAACCTAATTGGCTGCCAGCATCCGAAATTCTGAAAGTTGCTGAAATATTGCCAGAAGCCACATAGCTAGATAATATGCAGCTCATGACCACCATGAGCATGCAGACCACTGAGTCCTGAGTCAGAGCTGTGGGATGACTGAGAGGATGGGTCTAATCCAAAGGATACATGCTCTCCTTTCACATACAAATGATTGCACTAGAAAAGACATCATCTGATATTACATTATCAAGGAGGAATGCTTTTTAAAGCATTCTTGTAAATTATTATGGATATGACTGGTCTTTTTAggtttgtgtcattttttgttttgtttggtaaATGAATTTGGGGATTTTATGTATGTCATCAAGATGAGTGTATGATAAGCCAGTGTGAAAATACAATGGCTCTTTGGAGTACACTTGAATTTAAATGTCTTTGAAAAGTTTACCAAAAAAATAACATATAGATAGATTGATAGTTTTAACCCACCTTTATAAAATAGTGTTTTAGAACTCATTCACAAACAGGCTTGTATTTCATGCCGAAAAAGACATAATGTACATTCATCAGTTATCAGGAATTTTTTGCATCAGTAGTTGGTTgccatttgtcatttttttgacAAGAAAACCATGCAGGGTAAGAGCCAAGGACGACACCTTTGGTAGAGGACAGAAATCTGCTTTTCTGGTACCCATCTTTTATTGGCAACCAATGAGTCCATGAGACTGATGATTAAAGATATTTTTGCGTTATTAATTTTGGTTTGACGCGGTAGCCAATGTCCCTCTTGCCACTTCCAAAAATGTACTTTATCCGAAAATGAACCCCAGCAGAACAAACTTTCGTGGATTAAATGTGGTTTGGGGCAAAGATGTATTTTATACTtgtttgaacttttttttttaattcaaaacTGTGTTTTCTAATATTGTATAATGGCAGGGTTATTTTTCCTGTACCGTTCCTGGTTTTTCACAGCTAGCATGATAAAACAAACAGCTTTGTTTCTATGGCTGGAGAAGCTACTCTGCCTGCCAAGTGCTTTTGTCCGTGGAGCTTTGTCAACAACaggctaaaataaacaaatgcgtGAAAATGTTAATTCCTGAGAATTTTACTGTTGAGTTCTGGTATGACAGAATCTTGACGAAGAAATTTACACATAATTAGTATTAGGACGACAAGTCTGTAATGTTTTTAAACAAATATGAAGGCTCCAGGTTTTTTAACCACAACGGAAGAATCAGTCTCTTTGAATCGGTCACTTGCATGACGCTCATCTCAAGCAATTGGGTTGATTTGTAATATAGACAATGTACTAAATATAAAAACCGCACTTTTTTTCAGTTATTCTGAATATTGTgttttgaattaaaaaaaaaaatctaggcCCTTTGTTTATTTTAGGGGATTGTATTAAATGATTTTATCGTTGTAAATACACGCATATTGCATGAAAGCATAGCGTTTTAATTGTTAGTGATGTAGCTACTCCAGGGTGACATTCCTTTCGTCAGGCCTTAATGTAACCCTGTGACCGTGCGTCTGCTAGATGCTGCTGCTTCCAGACAACGTGACAGCAGCACGTCTCATTCTCCGGCAGCCATCTTCGTCTTGGCTGAATTTCACTCTGGAGGAAATCAAAATTCACCAGTGTGTAAATGACGTATGTTAACATATCCCTACCGTCtcctttttgtgttttctttttggatATATGTAGAAGTATGACATTTACAGAGGTATGCTTGAGAAACCCCTATGGTGCAGTTTTAGTGAGGAATGAGGTTTTGGAGTTTGCACAGGAATTTATTCTGTGGCAGTTATGAATTTTACTTCGGCCCATTAAGTTTGGTTTAAAACTTAGatgattttttgtgtttttccacCCAATCTGCATGACACTATAGTTACACTTTACAAACTCATTTAATTTGATGTTAGTTCTTGACTTGTAACAGATATTACTCTTGTTTAAATGCATTTTAGGTAGCTCTGTATTTGTATTGGCTACTATACATACGAATTGTTTGCTTGCATCGTTTTCACTTAATGACTTCCTACTGTCATTAACAATATGATGCATTTATTTAGTCTGAAGCAGACAATCAGGCCAGTACTTTAGAGCTAATAATCTCACATTACTGAAAATGATATTCTATGTGCCTGATCTGGATGAGATCACATTTCATAAATGTTCATTGAATAAATGACTGTGTTGCTCACCAGGATTCAGAACGGGAAGTTCCTGTTTGGTTTTCTGAGCTGACACCAGTCGACCAGGTCCCCGATTTACAGGTGAGATTTTCAGACTAGTTTAGTTCATTTTCTTGTCATGTACCTGCAAATAGGAAAACACATATTCTTTTAAAAGAAGCTTTAGTAACAAATTCACAAGTAATGGATTTTATTTATAGTGAGTCGCTAAGTCTACCTGAAAAATCTCTGACACATGATTATTAGAGAAACGGTTGTGGGAAATGGATGTAAGGATGAAACTGCTGGTTTgacactttatatatatatatatatatatatatatatatatatatatacttgttAATACTTTACatgaactgcaccttcataattccttgataatgcatttatagaacataATACTGTTATGCAATTATAatagttattattatatagtgtttaatataaatgtttattaaagcctttacatgctgcttatgaatggtttatgaatgcattaggaAAGGTTCCTGTCATGTAAAATGATGCCAAATAATCTATATTGAATATCGATAGTATTGCACATACTGTTATTTGTGGCATAAGATGCTTGATTATATATAATCTGATTATGGAAGGCTCAGTattaaaacttggaaaaaaatcTTAATTAACGAAGAGTAAAAGACAAGGATGAAAATGTGGTATTTTAGGTGACCCATGTAGGCATGATATTGGAGAAAGACACGTTCTGATTAAGATATTTACAGGTTGTAATAAATTTGTAATATCCCTTTGAATGAAAGTATTTAGTGACTTATTCAGAATTCCTACACCTTTCAGACTGGCTGATTCATGATTAGATTTTCAGGGCTTGTGTTTTTGTGCAGTTTTTGGAATCAGTCTGCATGTAAATTTTGTCATTGGTACATTATTATGACAAGAAGTATATGGTCTGATGTAAAGAATATATGTATTTCACATATATTTTACATAGTTTACATGTAGTACATATACTTTTCTTTGCGTCAAATTGTATTGGGCTATACCACATGTTTGTCTCATGATGATTAATTATCTTTTGgttagggacatttttttggtaattCAAGAAGAGTGCCTTTTTTTAACAAATCACTTCAGGAAATTAACTACTTGATGTTTTCAGAATACTGAGTTGACAGAAGTATAAAAGTGCATTATGGAGAACATACAGTATCCTTCCTTGTTCTCTGTTGGTCTTCTGGTCTTCTTTACAGTTTTcggttaatgttt is a window from the Brienomyrus brachyistius isolate T26 chromosome 8, BBRACH_0.4, whole genome shotgun sequence genome containing:
- the nicn1 gene encoding nicolin-1, with the translated sequence MTDSAVACTVKSPVALQIGDVKSDTSRPGVYVIDVTFPQGQLVKIQDVSFKNYYTAFLTVRLQMKGSASQEGSVKWVTCLRNHRLMPNPHTEEGSQDYFSVYRHQMLLLPDNVTAARLILRQPSSSWLNFTLEEIKIHQCVNDDSEREVPVWFSELTPVDQVPDLQGLPDPQAVASSIQQMWALTEVMQTSQTAVPIGRFDVDGCYDVNLLSYT